The proteins below come from a single Metarhizium brunneum chromosome 1, complete sequence genomic window:
- the RIM1 gene encoding Single-stranded DNA-binding protein RIM1, translated as MSSFLLRRATVASAGAARSFSTSSPRSVARISIIGNLADTPEIQPTSSGREILKYAVASNTGPKDNRQTSWFRVTSFAEGPRKDFLLSLPKGAMVYVEGDATISTYQDPNGQTRSGLNIVQRSIEVLKRPQNAGQSE; from the exons ATGTCGTCCTTCCTTCTCCGTCGTGCCACCGTCGCCTCTGCTGGCGCCGCGCGCTCCTTCagcacctcctcgccgcgaTCCGTTGCCCGCATCTCCATTATTGGCAATCTTGCCGATACCCCCGAGATCCAGCCCACCAGCAGCGGTCGCGAGATCCTCAAGTACGCTGTCGCCAGCAACACTGGCCCCAAGGACAACCGCCAGACCAGCTGGTTCCGTGTTACCAGCTTTGCTGAGGGTCCCCGAAAAGACTTTTTGCTGAGTCTGCCCAAGGG TGCCATGGTTTACGTTGAGGGTGATGCTACGATCAGCACATACCAGGACCCCAATGGCCAGACTCGCAGTGGCCTGAATATTGTTCAGC GCAGCATTGAAGTTCTCAAGCGACCCCAGAACGCCGGCCAGAGCGAGTAA
- the STE3 gene encoding Pheromone a factor receptor, whose protein sequence is METSPLHLLQARGPVTVVASAPTFPPYTSPGLTANLVCRVLLAVVANLVCLVPLRLLYRNGELAAVVFILNTQIKNLETIINALIWRNDDIMSWWAGYGWCDFDAYIHNISIGLFVTCLLAIMRNLAQQVGLMRANALTTRERRRRNLIQALIIFPFPILQLALTWPLTAQRYLVGTLMGCNWIPHPSWPFLIFFVLPPPIFALITTGYAGKCRAECLVKTWADIYTLFSSPFLVLIYKRFRQVHKTTETALCGNRIAQQRSQRTRRKLYLMVISILVPFLPIVIALSVLNIMDMHGIKPYSYDQVHNHASPFPWNTIIFFPSSEISWTYMNNCYIPIATAIPIFVFFGLTKDAINDYRQVLLFFGFGAIFPGLHNEYDPDRTVTTSGGSFGSGRLQQTLTR, encoded by the coding sequence ATGGAGACATCAccacttcatcttctccaggCTCGCGGCCCAGTCACCGTCGTAGCAAGTGCTCCGACATTCCCTCCCTACACTTCTCCGGGCTTGACTGCCAACCTAGTTTGTCGAGTCTTGCTCGCCGTTGTGGCCAACTTGGTCTGCCTCGTTCCGCTTCGCCTGCTGTACCGCAACGGCGAGCTTGCCGCAGTAGTGTTTATCCTGAATACCCAGATTAAGAACCTCGAGACCATCATAAACGCACTCATCTGGCGCAACGACGACATCATGTCATGGTGGGCTGGCTATGGCTGGTGTGATTTCGACGCCTACATCCACAACATCAGCATCGGGCTTTTTGTTACCTGTCTGCTGGCCATTATGCGCAACCTGGCGCAACAAGTTGGTTTGATGAGAGCCAATGCGCTTACAACGAGGGAGAGGCGTCGCCGCAACTTGATCCAGGcgctcatcatcttccccTTTCCCATCCTCCAGCTCGCATTGACTTGGCCACTTACAGCCCAGCGCTATTTGGTTGGCACGCTGATGGGTTGCAACTGGATACCGCATCCCTCTTGGCCATTTCTTATCTTCTTTGTTTTGCCGCCTCCAATCTTTGCCTTGATTACCACGGGATATGCTGGTAAGTGCCGCGCCGAGTGCCTCGTGAAGACGTGGGCTGACATATACACCCTCTTCTCCTCACCCTTTCTAGTCCTTATTTACAAGAGATTTCGACAAGTTCACAAGACGACCGAAACGGCTCTCTGCGGCAACCGCATAGCACAGCAGAGGAGCCAGcgaacaagaagaaagctCTATCTCATGGTCATTTCGATTCTCGTTCCGTTTCTCCCCATAGTCATTGCACTGTCCGTACTCAACATTATGGACATGCATGGCATCAAGCCATACAGCTACGATCAAGTTCATAACCATGCTTCCCCATTCCCATGGAACACAATCATTTTCTTTCCTTCAAGTGAGATCAGTTGGACCTACATGAACAACTGCTACATCCCAATTGCCACCGCCATTCCtatttttgtctttttcgGTCTCACCAAGGATGCCATCAACGACTACCGGCAGGTTCTCCTCTTCTTTGGCTTCGGTGCCATCTTTCCAGGTCTACACAACGAGTATGATCCCGACAGAACCGTGACTACGAGCGGAGGCTCCTTTGGATCTGGCCGCCTTCAGCAAACGCTGACTAGGTAA